CCTTTGGTGTAAAAGCCATGATATCCTGAAATGGAAACAATAAGATATGCAAAAACCACGGCTTTTATAAGGGCATATAAAATATCATATGCTTCAAAAAATGCTTTTACTCCGTAAATATATTCGCTTGAAGGCACCAGTCCTGTGAGCGAGCCAGCCATCCAGCCGCCAAAGACTGCCAGTATCATGCTAAGCATAATAAGGATGGGGTTAATAAAAACACTGGCAACGATTTTCGGGAAAATCAGGTAAGTTGCCGGATTTATACCGATAATTTCGAGCGCATCAATTTGTTCGGTTACCCTCATGGTGCCAATTTCTGATGAAATACGCGAACCAACCTTGCCTGCCAGAATCAGGCTGATAATAGTTGGTGAAAACTCAA
This region of Lentimicrobiaceae bacterium genomic DNA includes:
- a CDS encoding ABC transporter permease, producing the protein MKNFLIHIGRYMLLIRQVFKKPEKQSIYFRQIMIEIENLGLDSLGIVAFISVFMGAVLCIQMAFNVDTPLVPLYTIGFATRQSVVLEFSPTIISLILAGKVGSRISSEIGTMRVTEQIDALEIIGINPATYLIFPKIVASVFINPILIMLSMILAVFGGWMAGSLTGLVPSSEYIYGVKAFFEAYDILYALIKAVVFAYLIVSISGYHGFYTKGGALEVGAASTKGVVHSSMAIIVFNLILTKLLLA